In Rattus norvegicus strain BN/NHsdMcwi chromosome 3, GRCr8, whole genome shotgun sequence, a genomic segment contains:
- the Or5m11 gene encoding olfactory receptor Olr470: protein MLLTNSTKITEFILLGLTDRTELQPLLFVLFLFVYLVTVLGNMGMMALIRLDSRLHKPMYFFLSNLAFVDLCYTSTATPQMLSNFLSDKKTISFIGCFIQCYLFIALLLTEFYILAAMAYDRYVAICDPLRYSVKMSRRVCICLAMCPYAYGFSDGLLQAILTFRMTFCKSNVINHFYCADPPLIKLSCSDTYIKEHAMLISAGFNLSSSLTIILVSYAFIIAAILRIKSAEGRHKAFSTCGSHMMAVTLFYGTLFCMYVRPPTDKTVEESKIIAVFYTFVSPLLNPLIYSLRNKDVKQALKTILGQKVIRTALFLPPFNKRQQ from the coding sequence ATGCTCCTCACAAACAGCACTAAAATCACAGAATTCATTTTACTGGGGCTCACAGATCGCACAGAGCTCCAGCCTCTCCTCTTTGtgctgtttctgtttgtttaccTTGTCACTGTCTTAGGCAACATGGGCATGATGGCTCTGATCAGACTGGACTCCCGCCTTCACAAGCCTATGTACTTCTTTCTCAGTAACTTGGCATTTGTGGATTTGTGTTACACCTCAACGGCCACCCCACAGATGTTGAGCAATTTCTTATCAGACAAGAAGACAATTTCCTTCATTGGCTGCTTTATCCAGTGCTACCTTTTCATTGCCCTTCTCCTCACAGAGTTTTACATACTGGcagccatggcctatgaccgctatgtggccatatGCGATCCTCTTCGTTACAGTGTGAAAATGTCCAGGCGAGTCTGCATCTGCTTGGCCATGTGTCCTTATGCCTATGGTTTCTCAGATGGACTACTCCAAGCCATCTTGACCTTCAGAATGACCTTCTGTAAATCCAATGTCATCAACCACTTCTACTGTGCTGACCCACCACTCATTAAGCTGTCTTGCTCTGATACTTACATTAAAGAACATGCTATGTTAATATCAGCTGGTTttaatctctccagctccctcacaATCATCCTGGTGTCCTATGCCTTCATTATTGCTGCCATTTTAAGGATCAAATCAGCTGAGGGAAGGCACAAGGCATTCTCTACCTGTGGTTCCCACATGATGGCTGTTACATTGTTTTATGGGACTCTCTTCTGCATGTATGTGAGACCACCCACTGACAAGACTGTTGAGGAGTCCAAAATAATAGCCGTCTTCTACACCTTTGTGAGTCCACTGCTGAATCCATTGATCTACAGTCTGAGGAATAAAGACGTAAAGCAGGCCTTGAAAACAATACTCGGGCAAAAAGTTATCAGGACAGCGTTGTTTCTTCCTCCATTCAATAAACGACAACAATAG